The Streptomyces sp. WZ-12 genome segment CTGTCAGTTTCGGGGGTCGCCCGATCCGGCGACGAGGGGCCACATGGTCATCGATGAACACGTACAGTGCAGCCAGAAGGGCGTCCAGGTTTGTCGTCACACACGAGCCAACGGGCGCCCTTCGCCATGGTCGCGGCCAGCACAAACATCGGACTCATTCATCTAGGCCGGGGCGGCCGGCGTCCAGGTCGGTGCCGGGCAGCGGGTCGCGGACGGCGAGCGGGACCGGCTTGGTGTCGAAGACGACCGCGCCGGGAGGCGAGGCGGGGGTACAGGTCAGGCCGAGGTTCTTCTCGCAGAACCCCGCGGCCGCCTCAAGGTCGCGGACCTGGAGGGCGATGAAGTCGGGGCCATCGATACTGACGGGCATGTCTCTCTCCCTGTTTAATGTCAGGATTTTGACATACGTGACACTAGGCCCCACCCCCAGAGGTGTCAAAATATGGACATGAAGGACAGTCCGCCTGTGCAGGTCCCGCCGCCTCACCCCGCCAAGGACGCGCTCGACCACGTGGGATACCGCCTCAAACGCGCCCATGCCGCCCTGCGCCGCGCCATGGACCAGGCGCTGCGCGAGCACGACCTGACCGTTCCGCACTACGCCTGCCTCGAAGTCCTCGCCGCTCGCCCCGGCCTGTCGAACGCGGAGCTCGCCCGCGCCACCTTCGTCACCCGCCAGTCCATGAACGTGGTCCTGCGCGGGCTCCAGGAAGCGGAGCTGATCGACCGGCCCGCTTCCGTAGAAACCGGCCGGGCCCGCCCCACCACCCTCACCGGCGAAGGCCGACGCCGCCTGAGCGCAGCACAAGGAGCCGTCTACGCGATCGAGGCACGCATGATCGAAACGGTACCCGGCGAACGCCTGACCGGACTTCTCGAAGACCTCGACCGGATAGCGCGCGCACTCACCGAGTGACGGCAGCGTCGGCGACCGCAGTTGCCCAACTCGCCTCGTCCCCGATCTGACCGAACTGCACAACTGGCTGGCCGAACGCGGCATGACCGACCGGTACTTGGCCACGGGCGTCGAGACCGTGCTGCCCTTCCCTCACAACGAGCTCGGCAAGGTCCGCAAGAACGTCCTCCGGCACCGGCTCACCAGCACCCAGCCACTGTCCACCACCGACTCCTGAGCCCCGTCCCACCCCACACACCCTGCATGACCAGCAAAAACATGGATCGCCCCGCACAATCCTGTGAGGGGCGATCCACCTCCCCGAAAAGCAAAACGGCCGGACGACCCAACCCTCCGTCAGATCGGCGTCGGCTGGGTCCTTGGCACCCACACGCCGCGCAGGCTCCTCCTGGCCGCGCCCGCAGGGCACGAGTCCCGATGCCGGCAGGCCGGACGTGGTGTTGTGCGGCACCGCGCATCCGGGGATCGGTGGTCGCACCAGGATGCGCGGGGTTCAAAGGGCCCTGGCGGGCGCGGCGTTGTCGAGGCGGT includes the following:
- a CDS encoding MarR family winged helix-turn-helix transcriptional regulator, which translates into the protein MKDSPPVQVPPPHPAKDALDHVGYRLKRAHAALRRAMDQALREHDLTVPHYACLEVLAARPGLSNAELARATFVTRQSMNVVLRGLQEAELIDRPASVETGRARPTTLTGEGRRRLSAAQGAVYAIEARMIETVPGERLTGLLEDLDRIARALTE